From the genome of Cellvibrio japonicus Ueda107, one region includes:
- a CDS encoding di-heme-cytochrome C peroxidase produces the protein MSRPAPAVIAFTRLLIPSLLVLSGCTSISQGIWVSQDRYASLAASDYFGDSALSVVHPEQNWSAADSLWFYNTTQGSTLLPYDVFLHLETADSPALFRSDDHMNRLRYLPQKASFSNPDGLPLGWVKDEHQGKAYIGLTCAACHTGQINYRGTAIRIDGAPPLADMELMMTRLAAALDASAKDAAKFDRLAQKLGISTQPEVRSQFRADLQQWADKLDRYNTINASTHGAQYVAYGYGRLDAFGRIYNRILTHLTPGQTNRNPANAPISYPQLWDTPQHDHVQWNGIGDNAGDGPLKRNAGEALGVFATYSLQQHPGDPGFRSSIDVRNLVRMENHLKSLWSPRWEDLARQQVLPAIDQTLADQGRQVYLDYQCHTCHQDIDRTDRTRRITARFSSLALIGTDPTMARNALQYQGKSGWFEGRPAKWGNPDAPPFKEQTRVLPALSFATAGAIAEPDHDKSPVRRWLEKIYDLFASIGHRPYDNTERHLDFEIIDKDNPVGFLAYKARPLNGIWATAPYLHNGSVPSLYELLLPSCSDTEIAQGKRCRPNRFTLGSREFDPDKVGFVQRDAGQYPGLFVFDTHLPGNANTGHEYAAGITPVIKRDSQGKPLKDAQGKPLVYYLPPISETQRLALVEYLKTL, from the coding sequence ATGTCTCGACCTGCACCCGCTGTTATTGCATTCACACGCCTGTTAATTCCCTCATTGTTAGTCCTATCCGGCTGCACCTCTATCTCCCAGGGTATATGGGTCAGCCAGGATCGCTATGCCAGCCTCGCTGCCAGCGACTATTTCGGCGATAGCGCCTTAAGTGTCGTTCACCCGGAACAAAATTGGAGTGCCGCAGACAGCCTTTGGTTTTATAACACCACCCAGGGCTCGACCTTGCTGCCCTACGACGTTTTCCTGCATTTGGAAACTGCCGATAGCCCGGCACTGTTCCGCAGCGATGACCATATGAATCGCCTGCGCTACCTGCCCCAGAAAGCGTCTTTCAGTAATCCCGACGGACTGCCGCTCGGCTGGGTGAAGGATGAACACCAGGGCAAGGCCTATATAGGCCTCACCTGTGCCGCCTGCCACACAGGTCAAATCAATTATCGCGGTACGGCGATCAGGATTGATGGTGCACCGCCCCTGGCGGATATGGAATTAATGATGACCCGCCTGGCAGCCGCATTGGATGCCAGTGCTAAAGATGCCGCAAAATTTGATCGCCTCGCGCAAAAGCTCGGTATTTCTACCCAGCCAGAAGTGCGCTCACAATTTCGTGCAGACCTCCAGCAATGGGCGGACAAACTCGACCGCTATAACACGATCAATGCCTCAACCCATGGAGCGCAATATGTCGCTTATGGTTATGGGCGACTGGATGCGTTCGGGCGCATCTACAACCGTATACTGACGCACCTTACACCCGGGCAAACCAATCGCAACCCGGCCAATGCGCCCATCAGCTACCCCCAGCTCTGGGATACCCCCCAACATGACCATGTCCAGTGGAACGGTATTGGCGATAACGCCGGTGATGGCCCACTAAAGCGCAATGCCGGTGAGGCCTTGGGAGTATTTGCTACCTATAGCTTGCAACAACACCCAGGTGATCCTGGCTTCAGGTCATCGATTGATGTACGCAACCTGGTGCGTATGGAAAATCATCTCAAGAGCCTCTGGTCACCACGCTGGGAAGACCTGGCCAGGCAACAAGTCCTGCCTGCCATTGACCAAACCCTGGCCGACCAGGGGCGCCAGGTTTACCTGGATTACCAATGCCACACTTGCCATCAGGATATAGACCGCACAGATCGCACACGTCGGATCACCGCGCGCTTTAGCAGCCTCGCGCTGATAGGTACAGATCCCACCATGGCCAGGAACGCACTGCAATATCAGGGTAAAAGTGGATGGTTTGAAGGCAGGCCGGCAAAATGGGGTAACCCGGATGCCCCTCCCTTTAAGGAACAAACCCGAGTACTGCCAGCATTGAGCTTCGCAACAGCGGGAGCCATAGCAGAACCGGATCACGACAAGAGCCCTGTTCGCCGCTGGCTGGAAAAAATCTACGATCTCTTTGCATCGATAGGTCACAGGCCTTATGACAATACTGAACGACATCTGGACTTCGAAATAATTGATAAAGACAACCCGGTCGGCTTCCTCGCCTATAAAGCGCGACCATTGAATGGCATCTGGGCCACAGCACCCTACCTGCACAACGGCTCTGTACCCAGCCTCTATGAATTACTATTGCCCAGTTGCAGCGACACCGAGATCGCCCAGGGCAAGCGCTGCCGCCCCAATCGCTTTACCCTGGGCAGCCGGGAGTTCGACCCCGATAAGGTCGGCTTTGTACAGCGCGATGCCGGGCAATATCCGGGGCTCTTCGTGTTTGATACCCATTTGCCAGGTAATGCCAACACTGGCCATGAATACGCAGCCGGCATTACGCCCGTCATTAAACGGGATAGCCAGGGAAAACCCTTGAAAGATGCCCAAGGCAAGCCCCTTGTCTATTACTTACCGCCAATCAGCGAAACCCAGCGCCTGGCGCTGGTTGAGTATTTAAAAACGCTGTAA
- a CDS encoding Rieske (2Fe-2S) protein, producing MVYRELAKLHQLYDGYRQRVHLAGGEWLLLQEAGKLYLIGNRCPHRGAPLHNASLVGECSLRCPQHGLLFDLRTGLAQGCPDRLPYLPLVYEGNGVGVYLPG from the coding sequence ATGGTTTATCGCGAATTGGCCAAGTTGCATCAGTTATACGACGGTTACCGCCAGCGGGTACACCTGGCAGGTGGTGAATGGTTATTATTGCAGGAGGCAGGCAAACTCTATTTGATCGGGAATCGTTGCCCCCACCGCGGTGCGCCCTTGCATAATGCCAGCCTGGTCGGTGAGTGCAGCCTGCGCTGTCCGCAGCATGGTTTGCTGTTTGATTTGCGGACTGGCCTGGCCCAGGGATGCCCGGATCGCCTGCCGTATTTACCCCTGGTGTATGAGGGCAATGGGGTAGGTGTTTATTTGCCGGGATAA
- a CDS encoding flavohemoglobin expression-modulating QEGLA motif protein, whose protein sequence is MVPQAYLERLKSLSTQLVALQKPIRILDAIKWPASVEAQFRAARGRELPALEADFYQGYTLSFDPPQLKQRLRELRQDVRRQLGRSDALGRILQATIDQYLLVIELLIHRGTAEFGRFSRELYGSASDNLRGDRKTLRQLGERLCHIFSLPAVENLNRPYPNHIPADSAVQILHQRMQDYFGAGEVRVQISDDIVSDASAGGDCIKINRRAHFSELDLQVLEVHEGWVHIGTTLNGRAQPWATWLSVGSPRITAIQEGMAVLMETLTFSSFPQRARRISDRVVAVDLAERGADFCEVYRYFLERGVSEHDSYRVTQRVFRGGTLTGGSVFTKDISYVKGFVENVNFLRAAIHTGVPEIIPMLFVGKVTLDDVPLLYERYLDGVIAPPKYLPPMFKNLNGLYVWFGFSSSMSLMDLARVQQHFSKRFCKLPQTQVQPILKDTTDTELD, encoded by the coding sequence ATGGTTCCACAAGCCTACCTAGAGCGACTTAAATCCCTCTCCACCCAGCTGGTGGCACTGCAAAAACCCATTCGGATCCTCGATGCCATCAAATGGCCTGCGTCCGTCGAAGCCCAATTTCGCGCTGCCCGGGGGCGGGAGTTACCTGCCCTGGAGGCAGATTTCTACCAGGGCTACACCCTGTCGTTTGATCCCCCCCAGCTAAAACAGCGTTTGCGCGAACTGCGCCAGGATGTGCGCCGCCAACTCGGCCGCAGCGATGCGCTGGGGCGGATTTTGCAAGCAACCATCGATCAATACCTGCTGGTTATTGAGTTGCTCATACATCGGGGAACAGCTGAGTTTGGTCGATTCAGTCGCGAGCTCTATGGTTCAGCCAGCGACAACCTGCGCGGAGATCGCAAGACCCTGCGCCAGCTGGGTGAACGCCTGTGCCATATCTTTTCCCTGCCTGCGGTGGAGAATCTCAATCGCCCCTACCCCAACCATATTCCGGCCGATTCCGCTGTACAGATTTTGCATCAACGCATGCAGGATTATTTTGGTGCGGGCGAAGTGCGAGTGCAAATCAGCGATGACATAGTGTCCGATGCCTCTGCGGGCGGGGACTGTATAAAAATTAATCGTCGCGCCCACTTCTCCGAACTGGATTTGCAGGTGCTGGAAGTCCATGAGGGATGGGTGCATATAGGCACGACCCTGAATGGACGCGCACAACCCTGGGCCACCTGGTTGAGTGTTGGCTCACCGCGTATCACCGCCATCCAGGAAGGTATGGCGGTATTAATGGAAACATTGACCTTCAGCTCCTTTCCCCAACGTGCCAGGCGTATCAGCGACCGTGTCGTCGCCGTAGACCTGGCCGAGCGCGGCGCCGATTTTTGCGAGGTTTACCGCTACTTCCTCGAACGGGGCGTTAGCGAACATGACAGTTATCGCGTCACCCAGCGAGTCTTTCGCGGTGGCACCCTGACCGGTGGATCGGTATTTACCAAGGATATTTCCTACGTCAAAGGTTTTGTCGAAAATGTTAACTTCCTGCGCGCTGCCATTCACACCGGCGTGCCGGAAATTATTCCCATGCTATTTGTTGGCAAGGTAACGCTGGATGATGTCCCCCTGCTGTACGAGCGCTATCTGGATGGTGTTATCGCGCCACCCAAATATTTGCCACCCATGTTTAAAAATTTAAATGGCTTGTATGTGTGGTTTGGATTTTCGAGCAGTATGTCCCTGATGGATCTTGCGCGCGTGCAACAGCATTTCAGCAAACGCTTTTGCAAACTACCGCAAACTCAGGTGCAGCCTATACTCAAAGACACCACTGATACCGAATTGGACTGA
- a CDS encoding DUF4124 domain-containing protein: MRDLIDRGLPSLGVPDGLKQELGKLVQDARRMGADVGSEKPIAVKVYKWTDAKGVVHYGEQPAGTNAEEVIINPNRNLLPAEPEPGSSAAAAGGPDAQTPIEKARAAAELMKARIENQESY, translated from the coding sequence TTGCGCGACCTGATAGATCGCGGATTGCCATCCTTGGGTGTACCCGATGGGCTTAAGCAGGAACTGGGCAAGCTGGTTCAGGATGCCAGACGTATGGGGGCTGATGTGGGCAGTGAAAAGCCGATAGCCGTTAAGGTTTACAAATGGACCGATGCCAAGGGCGTTGTTCACTACGGTGAGCAGCCTGCAGGTACCAATGCCGAGGAGGTCATCATCAACCCTAACCGGAATCTATTGCCTGCTGAGCCGGAGCCTGGATCGTCCGCTGCCGCAGCGGGCGGACCAGATGCGCAAACCCCTATCGAAAAGGCGCGGGCTGCGGCTGAATTGATGAAAGCCCGTATTGAAAATCAGGAATCCTATTGA